In Sulfobacillus acidophilus DSM 10332, the genomic window GATACCATTGACCATCACACGCTCGTGAACATCCTGCGGCGGCGCATCAAGGACGAGGCCTTCTTGGCGCTCATCTGGAAGTTCCTCAAGGCGGGATACCTCGACCAGTGGCAATTCCATGGGACCTACAGCGGCACCCCGCAAGGGTCCGGAGTGAGTCCCCTGTTCGCCAATATCTACCTCCATGAGCTCGACCAGTTCATGGAACGGTATCAGGCAACCTTCAACCGGGGAACCCAACGCGCGCCGGGCAAGGAATACGGGCGGCTACAGGGTATCCACCAGCGGCACCGGAAGCACTATGCGGCCCACTGGGACACGATGACCCCGGAAGAAAAAGACGCCGCCCGCCGGCACATCCGAAAGCTACGCGCCGCAGTATTGCGGACGCCGTCCAAAGACCCGATGGACCCGCACTATCGACGCATTCAGTATGTGCGCTACGCGGACGATTGTGCGCTGCGAAGGCAAACGGCCTGCTAGCAGGCCGGAGCCAAGCTGTGCCGAGAGATGAGGGTCGGCCCCTCGAAACCGCCTTGCAGGAGGAGGTTTCAAACCACCGTCAGCGGCTCGGGTCAAAAGCCCCGGTCGTGAGCGTGACGGAAAAGGCGGAGCTGGACTCCGTCAGGTACGTGCTATGGGAGCTGAACGCAAGTGAACCACTGAGGACGTGTCGAAAGCGTAGGGACGTCATCAAAACCGGGGGGTAGTCATTAACCCGGGACAAGCGGAGCGGAAACCTGTTTACTGGCTTCGCGGTGGCCGGCATGAAGGTGGCAGGAACCTTCGCTGTGATGCTAAGGGAACCGGTCAAGCGGAAGCCCCGCCAGACCCTAAGTACCAATGCACAGCAAGGGACAGAGGCCCTTGTAGTAGTGATGAAGCGGTGTAATGGCCGTGGAGCGAAGGGGGGCCAGTATCTCTGGACACTGTTCGATGTCAACCGCAAGGGAGGAACATATGGATAAGCCCAAACCGTATGCCATTTCCAAATGGCTCGTGTATGAAGCGTATCAACGCGTGAAAGCAAACCATGGCGCCGCAGGCGTCGATGGGGAAAGCCTGCGGAGGTTTGAGGAGGACCTGAAGAACAATCTGTACAAAATCTGGAACCGGATGTCGTCGGGGAGCTACTTTCCCCCGCCGGTGAAGGCCGTGGAAATTCCCAAGAAATCTGGCGGGGTCCGCATTCTCGGGGTGCCCACGGTGGCCGACCGGATTGCCCAGATGGTGGTCAAACTTACGTTTGAGCCCCTCGTTGAACCGATCTTTCATCCCGACTCGTACGGGTATCGCCCCGGACGGTCGGCCCATGATGCGTTGGCGCAAACCCGCCAACGGTGTTGGCGATACGACTGGGTGCTCGAGTTCGACATTAAGGGCCTCTTCGATAACATTCCGCACGACTTGCTGATGAAAGCGGTGCGCCAGCACACCGACAACCCCTGGGGGCTCCTATACATCGAGCGCTGGCTGGTCGCCCCTTTACAGCGAGCCGACGGCTCGCAGGAACCGCGCACATGCGGCACTCCACAGGGGTCCGTGATTAGTCCAGTACTCGCTAATCTCTTTCTCCATTACGCCTTTGACGTCTGGATGAGTCGGCGGCACGCCGACAAGCCCTTTGAGCGGTACGCTGACGATGCCGTGGTGCATTGTCGGTCGTACGCCTTAGCGGCGGCGCTCAAAGAAGACCTGGCGCGGCGATTGGCAGGATGTGGATTGGAGTGGCATCCCACGAAAACCCGGATTGTCTATTGCCAAGACGATGATCGACGGGACACATACCCGGAGACCAGTTTCGACTTTCTCGGGTACACATTCCGCCCCCGACGGTCCAAGAATCGGCATGGCAAATACTTCATCAACTTCACGCCTGCGGGCAGTCGCACGGCACTCACCGCCATGCGGCAGACAATTCATGGCTGGCGTCTGCATCTGCAGGTGCATCGGAACCTGTCGGAGCTCGCGCGCCAATATAACCCGGTCATCCGGGGTTGGCTACAATACTACGGGCGCTTTTACCCCTCTGCGTTGTATCCGCTTCTCCGGCATCTGAATCGGGTGTTGGTCCGATGGGCCACCCGCAAATTCAAGCGACTGGAGCACCGCCAACGCCGGGCCGAACACTGGCTCGGCGGGGTTGCCCAACGCGACACACAACTCTTCAGCCACTGGCCTAAGGTTCGACCGGCGGTGAGATAGGGGAGCCGGATGAGCCGAGAGGTTCACGTCCGGTTCTGGGAGAGCCTCGGGGTGTGATTCCCCGGGGCTACTCGCTGGTGTGCGCTGGCGCGCACCAAAGAGGAGGCCGAAGCTGCCTTAACGACCGCCCGGAAGGTCCTCGATGAATTGCGACTCACGCTCCACCCGGAAAAGACCAGAATTGTCGATTTTCGGGATAGTGCATTCGATTTCTTGGGATTTACCTTCTTTTGGGCCGTGTCCAAGGACGGCACCGGTCGCCCCCTCTTCGGTCCGAAACAAGCGGCCATTGAGCGATTTAAGGACAAGGTCCGGGCGCTCACGCGGCGTACCCGCCCGATGAATCTCCAGATGGTGATGGACGACCTCGCGCCGGTGATTCGGGGCTGGGGACAGTACTTCACCATTAGTCACCACGGGAATTACTCTCGACTCGATGCATGGGTTCGCGAACGCTGTCGCGCCTTTGTCGCTAAACGCTGGAATCGGAATCCGATCCTTGACGCCGAGTGGCCCAATATCCGCCTGGCCCAAATGGGCTTACCTTCTCTCGCTATGATGCGCCGCCAAGTCAAGGCGCAACAACATCCTCGCCCTTAATCCAGGGCAACTATCGTCGGAGAGCCGGATGTGGGAAAACCACCAGTCCGGTTCGATGAGGGGACGGGGTCCAAAAGGACCCCTCCTACTGTGCGACTGGCAGGTACAGAAGCTTGCAGGTGAAAGTCCTGCTCCTGCGAATTACCCCATTCAAGTGGGATAGCCAACAATGGCAGGGTGTCCGAAGTAATTCGGAATCTGGTGGGCCTGAGGCAAATGAGCGAGCCGTAACGAACTGTGAACCCGTGGTGGCTTGGCAGGCGCGACCAGCCTTCGGTAGATGGTGAAGTCCTCCGTCGCAGAGGTTTTGCACTGCATCGTAAGATGTAGGTGGAATGGGTGAATACCCCTGCGAGCCCTGTTGAGTGGTTAGGGATGGCGCGCTTGGAAAGGTTCTGTACTGACCCAGTGAGACCCTGTCTGGTCCGGTGGTTGAAGAAATAGGGCAATGCGACGACCGCCAATCCCTTACCATCGGGTGGGGCAGGGAGTCGGAGGCCGAAATAGTAGCGAAGTACCGCGCGAGACAATAGAACTCCGCGGGAATGCGAAGGGCGGCCACTTCGACAGGTGAGCGATGGACTGCAAGGATTGATAAGGCACGATTGGCCGCAAGGCCTAGTATAGCCATTCCTAAATAACGTGCGCATCCTCGACGTCCTTCGGAGTCCACCGCCAACGAAACGGCACGGGATCTTGATTGAGCCAATCAATATACGCTAACATCCGGTCGGCCAGTTCGTCTGTGGAGTTCACACGGATTCCCTTCAGCAGTTGTTTCGACAGCTTCGCAAAAAACACCTCGATCAGGTTGAGCCATGACGCATGCTTCGGCGTAAAGACGAAATCAAAGCGATTGGGCACCGTCGCTAAATAGGCGCGGGTTTCGCGCGAGGTGTGCGCGGAGTGATTATCCAGGATGATTTGAATCTTGACCCCCGTGGGATATTTCTGGTCAAGCGCTGGCAAAAACTCGACGAACTCGGCGCTCCGATGGCGTGGGCGGACCAGTCCCAGGATTTCGCCGGTCGCGAGATCGATCCCGGCCAAGAGGCTCACTGTGCCGTGCCGGACGGATTCGTGGTCCCGTTGCCAGGTGCCCTGGCCTGTTGCGGGCTGTGGCGCCCGGTCGGGCGCCGTGGTCCCGAACGCTTGAATGCCGGGCTTTTCATCGGATGACCACCGGACGGTGGGCTGTCCGTGATCATCGAAGGTGAATTCGACTGGCTGGTAGACGTGGAGCACTTGGACCATCTTGGCATCGAATTCGGGGTCCCGGCGTTGCAGATAATAGGTCATTCGGTGCG contains:
- a CDS encoding RNA-directed DNA polymerase (Reverse transcriptase) (PFAM: Reverse transcriptase (RNA-dependent DNA polymerase); Group II intron, maturase-specific domain~COGs: COG3344 Retron-type reverse transcriptase~InterPro IPR000477:IPR013597~KEGG: dae:Dtox_4019 RNA-directed DNA polymerase (reverse transcriptase)~PFAM: RNA-directed DNA polymerase (reverse transcriptase); Group II intron, maturase-specific~SPTR: RNA-directed DNA polymerase (Reverse transcriptase)) is translated as MDKPKPYAISKWLVYEAYQRVKANHGAAGVDGESLRRFEEDLKNNLYKIWNRMSSGSYFPPPVKAVEIPKKSGGVRILGVPTVADRIAQMVVKLTFEPLVEPIFHPDSYGYRPGRSAHDALAQTRQRCWRYDWVLEFDIKGLFDNIPHDLLMKAVRQHTDNPWGLLYIERWLVAPLQRADGSQEPRTCGTPQGSVISPVLANLFLHYAFDVWMSRRHADKPFERYADDAVVHCRSYALAAALKEDLARRLAGCGLEWHPTKTRIVYCQDDDRRDTYPETSFDFLGYTFRPRRSKNRHGKYFINFTPAGSRTALTAMRQTIHGWRLHLQVHRNLSELARQYNPVIRGWLQYYGRFYPSALYPLLRHLNRVLVRWATRKFKRLEHRQRRAEHWLGGVAQRDTQLFSHWPKVRPAVR
- a CDS encoding Group II intron maturase-specific domain protein (PFAM: Group II intron, maturase-specific domain~InterPro IPR013597~KEGG: rba:RB818 reverse transcriptase/maturase~PFAM: Group II intron, maturase-specific~SPTR: Prophage LambdaSa1 transcriptase/maturase family protein), which produces MRLTLHPEKTRIVDFRDSAFDFLGFTFFWAVSKDGTGRPLFGPKQAAIERFKDKVRALTRRTRPMNLQMVMDDLAPVIRGWGQYFTISHHGNYSRLDAWVRERCRAFVAKRWNRNPILDAEWPNIRLAQMGLPSLAMMRRQVKAQQHPRP
- a CDS encoding Integrase catalytic region (PFAM: Integrase core domain~InterPro IPR001584~KEGG: bts:Btus_3045 hypothetical protein~PFAM: Integrase, catalytic core~SPTR: Putative uncharacterized protein), with the translated sequence MSASRRLPPLSLTNEDRTYLTQLARSRSARHTEVIRAQMLQAIADRLQMARNAVRRCVGKALALGPRQALKDLPRPGRPRQITPEARAWIVSLACQKPKDLGLAPEFWSESLLAQYMREHAVAAGHPSAQWVQQGTISKLLAEHELHPHRMTYYLQRRDPEFDAKMVQVLHVYQPVEFTFDDHGQPTVRWSSDEKPGIQAFGTTAPDRAPQPATGQGTWQRDHESVRHGTVSLLAGIDLATGEILGLVRPRHRSAEFVEFLPALDQKYPTGVKIQIILDNHSAHTSRETRAYLATVPNRFDFVFTPKHASWLNLIEVFFAKLSKQLLKGIRVNSTDELADRMLAYIDWLNQDPVPFRWRWTPKDVEDAHVI